In Paraburkholderia caballeronis, the following proteins share a genomic window:
- a CDS encoding CpaF family protein — translation MMRFGQRQIGRDDEADVAVTTTEISGVPEQQQMSAYVPPTGAGNGSETVVRLDLFRVIRSGVLNTMNASAALGRSREQLKPELDVLVATIAERERLNITMAEQGQIVEELLNDMLGLGPIEPLLADEAVTDILVNGPDQVFVERLGRLELTPYKFRDNAHVVNVAQRIAAGIGRRVDESSPMVDARLLDGSRVNVVLPPLAIRGASISIRKFAKRNITLQRMANQGNMSSQMAQLLKIAITCRLNVLVSGGTGSGKTTLLNALSHFISHGERVITIEDAAELQLQQPHVVSLETRPENSEGRGSVTQRDLVRNALRMRPDRIILGETRGEEAFDVLQAMNTGHDGSMTTIHANTPRDSLTRLESMVSMANGNLPLMSIRRQIASALHLIIQVERMRDGVRRVTRVTEVAGMEGDVIITQDLFTFRYDASAYNAEVKGTFEGSQLRPAFAERASYYGLEEALLDVVAR, via the coding sequence ATGATGCGCTTTGGACAGAGGCAGATCGGACGCGACGACGAAGCCGACGTCGCCGTTACGACCACCGAGATTTCCGGGGTGCCGGAACAGCAGCAGATGTCGGCTTATGTGCCGCCGACCGGCGCCGGCAACGGCAGCGAAACGGTCGTCCGGCTCGACCTGTTCCGCGTGATTCGCAGCGGCGTGCTGAACACGATGAACGCGTCCGCGGCGCTCGGCCGCAGCCGCGAGCAGTTGAAGCCCGAACTCGACGTGCTGGTGGCGACGATCGCGGAGCGCGAGCGGCTGAACATCACGATGGCCGAGCAGGGGCAGATCGTCGAGGAACTGCTCAACGACATGCTCGGGCTCGGTCCGATCGAACCGCTGCTCGCGGACGAGGCGGTGACCGACATTCTGGTCAACGGCCCGGACCAGGTGTTCGTCGAACGGCTCGGGCGGCTGGAGCTGACGCCGTACAAGTTCCGCGACAACGCGCACGTGGTCAACGTCGCGCAGCGCATCGCCGCCGGCATCGGGCGGCGCGTCGACGAAAGCAGTCCGATGGTCGATGCGCGTCTGCTCGACGGCAGCCGCGTGAACGTGGTGCTGCCGCCGCTCGCGATCCGCGGCGCGTCGATCTCGATCCGGAAGTTCGCGAAGCGCAACATCACGCTGCAGCGCATGGCGAACCAGGGAAACATGTCGTCGCAGATGGCCCAGTTGCTGAAGATCGCGATCACATGCCGGCTGAACGTGCTGGTGTCGGGCGGCACCGGCTCGGGCAAGACGACGCTGCTGAACGCGCTGTCGCATTTCATCAGCCACGGCGAGCGGGTCATCACGATCGAAGACGCGGCCGAACTCCAGCTTCAGCAGCCGCACGTCGTGAGCCTCGAAACCCGTCCGGAGAATTCGGAAGGGCGCGGCAGCGTCACGCAGCGCGACCTGGTGCGCAACGCGCTGCGGATGCGGCCCGATCGCATCATCCTCGGCGAAACGCGCGGCGAGGAAGCGTTCGACGTATTGCAGGCGATGAACACGGGCCACGACGGCTCGATGACGACCATCCACGCGAACACGCCGCGGGACAGCCTGACCCGGCTCGAAAGCATGGTGTCGATGGCGAACGGCAACCTGCCGCTGATGTCGATCCGCCGCCAGATCGCGAGCGCGCTGCACCTGATCATCCAGGTCGAGCGGATGCGCGACGGCGTGCGCCGCGTGACGCGCGTCACCGAAGTGGCCGGCATGGAAGGGGACGTCATCATCACGCAGGACCTGTTCACGTTCCGCTACGACGCGAGCGCGTACAACGCCGAAGTGAAGGGCACCTTCGAAGGCAGCCAGCTGCGCCCGGCGTTCGCCGAGCGGGCTTCGTATTACGGCCTCGAAGAGGCATTGCTGGACGTCGTCGCGCGATGA
- a CDS encoding AAA family ATPase yields the protein MIGSLLKSSSADDIAADFVAFVADKQSEDVLKTFVLDEALPHTHIAVDGIEKAIAWLSKTERSPKLLLIDLQGSDMPLSDLARLADVCEPSVQVIALGERNDVGLYRSLLSIGVHDYLVKPLTVGLLKRTIDMRSGKVNPVAQVRAGKIVAFAGARGGVGTTTVAVHLARDLAASHRRVAYVDLNLHGGAATSMFGLQGNNGLLDVLQNVRRLDPAYVERTMLAAQDSRLFVLSAELDWGEPRPFEEGSLGRVLDLLVASFHYVMLDIGELADPLAEEALDHAARAYIVADRSVHAARETVRLTRYIDNRSGNPITAVLLNNPNAVVAGKVESPDFVAAIGRPVLQELPFESRALAIAENVGIALPKGRGDAFHQAIARVANDLTGNQVHAERRSLWQRLGFAK from the coding sequence ATGATCGGATCCCTCCTGAAGTCGAGCAGCGCGGACGACATCGCCGCCGATTTCGTCGCATTCGTTGCGGACAAGCAGTCGGAAGACGTGCTGAAGACCTTCGTGCTCGACGAGGCGCTGCCGCACACGCATATCGCGGTGGACGGCATCGAGAAGGCGATCGCGTGGCTGTCGAAGACCGAGCGTTCGCCGAAGCTGCTGCTGATCGACCTGCAGGGCTCGGACATGCCGCTGTCGGACCTCGCGCGGCTCGCCGACGTGTGCGAGCCGTCGGTGCAGGTCATCGCGCTCGGCGAACGCAACGACGTCGGCCTGTACCGGAGCCTGCTCAGCATCGGCGTGCACGACTACCTCGTCAAGCCGCTGACGGTGGGGCTGCTCAAGCGCACCATCGACATGCGCAGCGGCAAGGTCAATCCGGTCGCGCAGGTCCGCGCCGGCAAGATCGTCGCGTTCGCGGGCGCGCGCGGCGGCGTCGGGACCACGACCGTGGCGGTTCATCTCGCCCGCGATCTCGCGGCGTCCCATCGCCGGGTCGCGTACGTGGACCTGAACCTGCACGGCGGCGCGGCTACCAGCATGTTCGGCCTGCAAGGCAACAACGGGCTGCTCGACGTGCTGCAGAACGTGCGGCGGCTCGATCCCGCATATGTCGAGCGGACCATGCTCGCGGCGCAGGATTCGCGGCTCTTCGTGCTGTCCGCCGAACTCGACTGGGGCGAGCCCCGGCCGTTCGAGGAGGGCAGCCTCGGGCGCGTGCTCGACCTGCTGGTCGCGAGTTTCCACTACGTGATGCTCGACATCGGCGAACTGGCCGATCCGCTCGCCGAGGAGGCGCTCGACCATGCCGCGCGCGCGTATATCGTCGCCGACCGCTCGGTGCACGCGGCGCGCGAAACGGTCCGGCTCACGCGCTACATCGACAACCGCAGCGGCAATCCGATCACGGCGGTGCTGCTGAACAATCCGAACGCCGTCGTCGCGGGCAAGGTGGAGTCGCCGGACTTCGTCGCCGCGATCGGCCGGCCGGTCCTGCAGGAACTGCCGTTCGAAAGCCGCGCGCTCGCGATCGCGGAGAACGTCGGCATCGCGCTGCCGAAGGGCCGGGGCGACGCGTTCCATCAGGCCATCGCGCGGGTTGCGAACGACCTGACCGGCAATCAGGTGCATGCCGAACGCCGCAGCCTGTGGCAACGACTCGGGTTCGCGAAATGA
- a CDS encoding CpaD family pilus assembly lipoprotein — MISRHTIRSIAAALAALALGGCFKPPFDMPDASVIGYDGRYAVPPDCRKLAVPAGLTDAGRRRPAVEWGCATYTNLAAQIANPRDLVEPGPLGPADAPVAASAVWRYENDKLTPLDKSSSRDAK, encoded by the coding sequence ATGATTTCGCGACACACGATCCGGAGCATCGCCGCGGCGCTTGCCGCGCTCGCGCTCGGCGGCTGCTTCAAGCCGCCGTTCGACATGCCCGATGCGTCCGTGATCGGCTACGACGGCCGCTACGCGGTGCCGCCGGACTGCCGCAAGCTGGCCGTTCCCGCCGGCCTGACCGATGCCGGCCGCCGGCGCCCCGCCGTCGAGTGGGGATGCGCGACCTACACCAATCTCGCTGCGCAGATCGCGAATCCGCGCGACCTCGTCGAACCGGGGCCGCTCGGCCCGGCCGACGCGCCGGTCGCGGCGAGCGCGGTGTGGCGCTACGAAAACGACAAGCTGACGCCGCTCGACAAGTCGTCGTCGCGCGACGCCAAGTGA
- a CDS encoding type II and III secretion system protein family protein has product MKLPFLSLAGIALAVAQRGSRACVIALAAGLCTAVAAHAQTVVVPPKGAAVSRVNHADVGADTGSLDVTAGQEQLVRLGQNASSVFVANPDIADVHMPTPRVLVVLGKKAGTTTLFVLDANGAQMLKRTLSVGQDLDSLRRMVKARFPDLNLRIDAGPGSLQVSGDAPSAEVANAVAGMVSPYLSDKQAFVNRMTVPSPQQVQLRVRITEVDRTITQQLGINWQSLGLPGHWQAGLFNGRQFENTSAAINSGQAPFNLSSNGAFSLLAGFLSNRLDLQVMLDALHQEQLLTVLAEPNLVALSGQTASFLAGGEFPIPVSQTNGAIDVEFKQFGVKLDFTPTVLNDHRISLKVRPEVSQIDTSVSVNTNGVTIPGLSVRRADTTVELASGQSFAIAGLLQNNTTDVVSQLPGLGSIPILGKLFSSTNYQNNKTELVIIVTPYLVQPTDPANLRSPLQSVVQPVRDIEYSFQHAFGAGGGSGSGGNHGNGAADDASQPRLVGQAGYIY; this is encoded by the coding sequence ATGAAGCTGCCTTTCTTGTCCCTCGCCGGCATTGCCCTCGCGGTCGCGCAACGCGGCTCGCGTGCATGCGTCATCGCACTGGCGGCCGGCCTTTGCACGGCCGTCGCCGCGCACGCGCAAACGGTCGTCGTCCCGCCGAAGGGCGCCGCGGTCAGCCGCGTCAACCATGCCGACGTGGGTGCCGATACCGGTTCGCTCGACGTGACCGCAGGCCAGGAGCAATTGGTGCGTCTCGGCCAGAACGCCAGTTCGGTGTTCGTCGCGAATCCGGACATCGCCGACGTGCACATGCCGACGCCGCGCGTGCTGGTCGTGCTCGGGAAGAAGGCGGGCACTACCACGCTGTTCGTGCTCGACGCGAACGGCGCGCAGATGCTGAAGCGCACGCTGTCGGTCGGCCAGGATCTGGACAGCCTGCGCCGCATGGTGAAGGCGCGTTTTCCCGATCTGAATCTGCGGATCGACGCCGGTCCGGGTTCGTTGCAGGTGTCCGGCGACGCGCCGAGCGCGGAGGTCGCGAACGCGGTGGCGGGGATGGTTTCGCCGTATCTGTCCGACAAGCAGGCGTTCGTGAACCGGATGACCGTGCCGAGCCCGCAGCAGGTGCAACTGCGCGTGCGCATCACGGAAGTGGACCGCACGATCACGCAGCAGCTCGGCATCAACTGGCAGTCGCTCGGTCTGCCGGGCCACTGGCAGGCGGGGCTTTTTAATGGCCGGCAATTCGAGAACACCAGTGCGGCGATCAACAGCGGCCAGGCGCCGTTCAATCTGAGCAGCAATGGGGCTTTCTCGCTGTTGGCCGGATTCCTGAGCAATCGCCTCGATCTGCAGGTGATGCTCGACGCGCTGCATCAGGAGCAGTTGCTGACCGTGCTCGCGGAGCCGAATCTCGTGGCGCTGTCCGGCCAGACCGCGAGTTTCCTCGCGGGCGGCGAGTTTCCGATTCCGGTGTCGCAGACCAACGGCGCGATCGACGTCGAGTTCAAGCAGTTCGGCGTGAAGCTCGATTTCACGCCGACCGTCCTCAACGATCACCGCATCAGCCTGAAGGTGCGCCCGGAAGTCAGCCAGATCGACACGTCGGTGAGCGTGAACACCAACGGTGTGACGATTCCCGGCCTGAGCGTGCGACGCGCCGATACGACGGTCGAACTGGCGAGCGGCCAGAGTTTCGCGATCGCCGGGCTGCTGCAGAACAACACGACCGACGTCGTCTCGCAACTGCCGGGCCTCGGCTCGATTCCGATTCTCGGCAAGCTGTTCTCGTCGACGAACTACCAGAACAACAAGACCGAACTCGTCATCATCGTCACGCCGTATCTGGTCCAGCCGACCGATCCGGCGAACCTGCGCAGCCCGCTGCAGTCGGTGGTGCAGCCGGTGCGCGATATCGAATACAGCTTCCAGCACGCATTCGGCGCAGGCGGCGGCAGTGGCAGCGGCGGCAACCATGGAAACGGCGCGGCCGACGACGCGTCGCAGCCGCGCCTCGTCGGTCAGGCCGGTTACATCTACTGA
- the cpaB gene encoding Flp pilus assembly protein CpaB translates to MSKFIKLAVLLIGALVVALIVRIVVQSATAPRKVVVTVKRVRVSTADLPAGLLLRDADLVWKDMPAANVPSKAVVEGASDSVELKGSLLRNAVAAGQPVLSDEVILPDAPGFLAATLQPGLRAVSVAIDDVSGNAGLIEPGDYVDLLLTQQLSSRTESPDMSVSSETVVQHVRVLAVGSEIQRPKDGGSATAGFNRARTVTLEVTPHMAEVVSVAARLGSLSLALRSFALQSRDDADTVDGASATAPVWAGDISRAVRELPRARGEARGGSSAPPVTIYRGSEKSTAEQTTMLAGDASAGQPPPLPPQLPAR, encoded by the coding sequence ATGTCGAAGTTCATCAAACTGGCAGTTCTACTAATCGGTGCGCTTGTCGTTGCGCTGATCGTGCGCATCGTGGTGCAGAGCGCGACGGCGCCGCGCAAGGTGGTCGTGACCGTCAAGCGGGTCCGCGTGAGCACGGCCGATCTGCCGGCCGGCCTGCTGTTGCGCGACGCCGATCTCGTGTGGAAGGACATGCCGGCCGCGAACGTGCCGTCGAAGGCAGTCGTCGAGGGGGCGTCCGATAGCGTCGAACTGAAGGGGTCGCTGTTGCGCAACGCGGTGGCGGCGGGCCAGCCGGTCCTGTCCGACGAGGTGATCCTGCCGGACGCGCCGGGTTTTCTCGCGGCCACGCTGCAACCGGGGCTGCGCGCTGTGTCGGTCGCGATCGACGACGTGTCGGGCAACGCCGGCCTGATCGAGCCGGGCGATTACGTCGACCTGCTGCTCACCCAGCAGTTGAGCAGCCGCACGGAATCGCCGGACATGTCGGTGTCGAGCGAAACCGTCGTGCAGCACGTGCGCGTGCTGGCGGTCGGGTCCGAGATCCAGCGTCCGAAGGACGGCGGCTCGGCAACCGCGGGTTTCAACCGCGCCCGGACCGTCACGCTCGAAGTCACGCCGCACATGGCCGAAGTGGTGTCGGTGGCGGCCCGGCTCGGGAGCCTGTCGCTCGCGCTGCGCAGTTTCGCGCTGCAGAGCCGCGACGACGCGGACACGGTGGACGGCGCATCCGCGACGGCGCCGGTATGGGCCGGGGACATCTCGCGCGCCGTCCGCGAATTGCCGCGGGCGCGCGGGGAGGCGCGAGGCGGTTCGTCGGCGCCTCCGGTGACGATCTATCGCGGCTCCGAAAAAAGCACGGCGGAACAGACGACGATGCTGGCCGGCGACGCATCGGCCGGCCAGCCGCCGCCGCTGCCGCCGCAGCTTCCGGCGCGTTGA
- a CDS encoding A24 family peptidase, whose amino-acid sequence MRELSFVMHVATAAVLVWLAVMDVRSRRLPNVWVLAVGLLFFANALVVRLPFADVAFHVGTAAFVLLVGAGLFALRMVGGGDAKLAAAISLWTGAATLPATLMLVSLVGLVVALLGLATRRLDPVSCFGPMRALAMFSCQRGVPYGVALAAGGGAAILLPVLVPLLKH is encoded by the coding sequence ATGCGCGAGCTTTCTTTCGTGATGCACGTCGCGACCGCCGCGGTACTCGTGTGGCTGGCCGTGATGGACGTGCGCAGCCGCCGTTTGCCGAATGTCTGGGTGCTCGCGGTCGGCCTGCTGTTTTTCGCGAATGCGCTGGTGGTCCGCCTGCCGTTTGCCGATGTGGCGTTCCACGTCGGCACCGCGGCCTTCGTGCTGCTCGTCGGCGCGGGCCTGTTCGCGTTGAGGATGGTGGGCGGCGGCGACGCGAAGCTCGCCGCCGCGATCAGCCTGTGGACCGGGGCCGCCACGCTGCCTGCCACGCTGATGCTGGTTTCGCTGGTGGGCCTGGTGGTCGCGCTGCTGGGTCTCGCCACTCGTCGGCTCGACCCGGTGTCCTGTTTCGGGCCGATGCGGGCGCTCGCGATGTTCTCCTGCCAGCGAGGCGTGCCGTACGGCGTCGCGCTCGCGGCGGGCGGCGGCGCGGCCATTCTGCTGCCGGTGCTGGTGCCCCTCCTGAAGCATTGA
- a CDS encoding Flp family type IVb pilin translates to MNRFVKLFVRDERGVSALEYAILAGIVIVAVVAAAGTLGDGIRSGFSNLASQITSATTSSAAPSSGTK, encoded by the coding sequence ATGAATCGATTCGTAAAGCTGTTTGTTCGTGACGAGCGCGGCGTCTCGGCACTCGAATACGCGATCCTGGCGGGGATCGTCATCGTGGCGGTTGTCGCGGCCGCAGGCACCCTGGGCGACGGCATCAGAAGCGGTTTCTCGAACCTCGCTTCGCAGATCACGAGCGCGACGACGTCCAGCGCGGCTCCGTCCAGCGGAACGAAGTAA
- a CDS encoding MOSC domain-containing protein, which yields MPFISALFVYPVKSCAGIPLDDALIEADGLQWDRRWMIVDANGRFVSQREYPSMARIITALGGDALHLHADRASAGLSLPFATPANAARVPVSVWKDSFDALDEGEAAAQWVSGVIGAPLRLVRFADDVTRLASRKWTRDVEAPTRFADGFPLLVTTDASLAELNGRLDAKGVPPLPMNRFRPNVVLGDTEAFDEDFVGTATVGANGDAGPVVLRFVKPCARCPITTVDQATGAADPRWPHEPLDTLAGYRADARVDGGLTFGQNAVVVAGVGKRLRVGDAVELELAFDDDV from the coding sequence ATGCCTTTCATCAGCGCGCTGTTCGTCTATCCGGTCAAGTCGTGCGCCGGGATACCGCTCGACGATGCGTTGATCGAAGCGGACGGTCTCCAGTGGGATCGCCGCTGGATGATCGTCGACGCGAACGGCCGTTTCGTGTCGCAGCGCGAGTATCCGTCGATGGCGCGGATCATCACGGCGCTCGGCGGCGACGCGCTGCATCTGCATGCCGATCGCGCGTCCGCTGGACTGTCGCTGCCGTTCGCAACGCCGGCGAACGCGGCGCGGGTGCCGGTTTCGGTGTGGAAGGACAGCTTCGACGCGCTCGACGAGGGCGAAGCGGCCGCGCAGTGGGTGTCCGGCGTGATCGGCGCGCCGCTGCGGCTCGTGCGCTTCGCGGACGACGTCACGCGTCTCGCGAGCCGGAAGTGGACCCGGGACGTCGAAGCGCCGACCCGTTTCGCGGACGGTTTCCCGCTGCTCGTGACGACCGACGCGTCGCTGGCGGAACTAAACGGGCGACTGGACGCGAAGGGCGTGCCGCCGCTGCCGATGAACCGCTTTCGCCCGAACGTCGTGCTCGGCGATACCGAAGCGTTCGACGAGGACTTTGTCGGCACGGCGACAGTCGGCGCGAATGGCGACGCCGGCCCGGTCGTGCTGCGGTTCGTGAAGCCGTGCGCGCGTTGCCCGATCACGACCGTCGATCAGGCGACCGGCGCGGCCGATCCGCGCTGGCCGCACGAGCCGCTCGATACGCTGGCCGGGTATCGCGCCGATGCGCGTGTCGATGGCGGGCTCACGTTCGGGCAGAACGCGGTCGTCGTTGCGGGGGTGGGGAAGCGTTTGCGCGTCGGCGATGCGGTCGAACTGGAACTGGCGTTCGACGACGACGTTTGA
- a CDS encoding 4'-phosphopantetheinyl transferase family protein, which produces MKLNNPFAHRADTLPAAASTEPAPACEFVPRRLVCRPSHRLAPPQPGELMLWRFRSEWQGLSRDDAYARLSKAELMRVRSFPNRALSKRFAIGRAVLRGILSAITGVAPTGIELNDDAHGQPVLAAAPGAQAQPVEIAVTYAGVWILVGLSTARVGLAAHLPPVLKREPGPPTRAMASVIRVPARAPDASVQARHASLVNAAGPTTLDIDVHTLARNEPAFVIDVPPAERWQLIDLPMPGAIRAAAAVAHPVARVHAFGWLGGGGIDG; this is translated from the coding sequence ATGAAACTCAACAATCCGTTCGCCCATCGCGCCGATACACTGCCGGCCGCCGCGTCCACCGAACCCGCGCCCGCCTGCGAGTTCGTCCCGCGCCGGCTGGTCTGCCGGCCGTCGCACCGGCTCGCGCCGCCGCAGCCGGGCGAGTTGATGCTGTGGCGCTTCCGCTCGGAGTGGCAGGGGCTGTCCCGCGACGATGCGTATGCACGGCTGTCGAAGGCCGAACTGATGCGCGTGCGCAGTTTTCCGAACCGCGCGCTCAGCAAGCGCTTCGCGATCGGCCGCGCGGTGCTGCGCGGCATCCTGTCCGCGATCACGGGTGTCGCGCCGACCGGCATCGAACTGAACGACGACGCGCACGGCCAGCCGGTGCTGGCCGCCGCACCCGGCGCGCAGGCACAGCCGGTCGAAATCGCCGTGACCTATGCGGGCGTGTGGATTCTCGTCGGCCTCTCGACGGCCCGCGTCGGCCTCGCCGCGCATCTGCCGCCGGTGCTGAAGCGCGAGCCCGGCCCGCCGACGCGCGCGATGGCGTCGGTGATACGCGTGCCGGCGCGCGCGCCGGACGCAAGCGTGCAGGCACGGCACGCGAGCCTCGTCAATGCGGCAGGGCCGACGACGCTCGACATCGACGTCCATACGTTGGCGCGCAACGAACCGGCGTTCGTGATCGACGTGCCGCCCGCGGAGCGATGGCAGCTGATCGACCTGCCGATGCCGGGCGCGATCCGCGCGGCCGCCGCGGTCGCGCACCCGGTCGCGCGCGTGCATGCGTTCGGCTGGCTCGGCGGCGGCGGGATAGACGGCTGA
- a CDS encoding LysR family transcriptional regulator: MELKQLRYFVAVAEELHFGRAARRLFISQPALSFDIRKFEEQLGVQLLERTNKEVALTDAGRLLLDEARRLLEQADEVRRIAGRSADGLAGRLRIGFVNSMLYRGLPQAMQRFEADHPAVEVVLKEMNTAEQAHALQRMQIDLGFAHWGHFPAGVESVTLFSEPFLCCLPAGHALARRKRIELGALAREPFILFPRTVSPHYHDQIIATCVEAGFSPQIRHEARLWQTVVTMVEVGMGVALVPAALGRAGNERVVFRPLVRDPFESRVMQLTRTGNDVRAAYDFVGYLTGVGKP, from the coding sequence ATGGAACTGAAGCAGCTACGCTATTTCGTGGCGGTGGCCGAGGAACTGCACTTCGGCCGCGCGGCGCGGCGGCTGTTCATCTCGCAGCCGGCGCTGAGCTTCGACATCCGCAAGTTCGAGGAGCAACTGGGCGTGCAGTTGCTGGAGCGCACCAACAAGGAGGTCGCGCTGACCGACGCGGGCCGGCTGCTGCTCGACGAGGCGCGCCGGTTGCTGGAGCAGGCGGACGAGGTGCGCCGCATTGCCGGCCGCTCCGCCGACGGGCTCGCGGGGCGGCTGCGGATCGGCTTCGTCAATTCGATGCTGTATCGCGGGCTGCCGCAGGCGATGCAGCGGTTCGAGGCCGATCACCCGGCGGTCGAGGTCGTGCTGAAGGAGATGAACACCGCCGAGCAGGCGCACGCGCTGCAACGCATGCAGATCGATCTCGGCTTCGCGCACTGGGGGCATTTCCCGGCCGGCGTCGAATCGGTCACGCTGTTTTCGGAGCCGTTCCTGTGCTGCCTGCCCGCCGGCCACGCGCTCGCGCGCCGCAAGCGCATCGAACTGGGCGCGCTCGCGCGCGAGCCGTTCATCCTGTTTCCGCGCACCGTGTCGCCGCACTATCACGACCAGATCATCGCGACCTGCGTCGAGGCGGGGTTCAGCCCGCAGATCCGTCACGAGGCGCGGCTGTGGCAGACCGTCGTCACGATGGTCGAGGTCGGCATGGGCGTCGCGCTGGTGCCGGCGGCGCTCGGGCGCGCGGGCAACGAGCGCGTCGTGTTCAGGCCGCTGGTCCGCGACCCGTTCGAATCGCGCGTGATGCAGCTGACGCGCACCGGGAACGACGTGCGCGCCGCGTATGACTTCGTCGGGTATCTGACTGGAGTGGGGAAGCCCTAG
- a CDS encoding acyl-CoA dehydrogenase family protein codes for MTDQPAADAIPDSRGINFFTSDPSFGPLLRSYLGSRAYDALEPQLNELGLRASAELDAWALNADHHPPQLQHRTRRGEPLQRIDKHPDYVALERVAYSELGLAAMSHRDDAPAPLVKYALTYLFVQAEFGLCCPVSMTDSLTRTLRRFGSPELVARYLPMLASRDFDTLYQGAMFMTEQAAGSDVGRIATRATRETGADGDDVWRLHGDKWFCSNADADLAMVLARPDDAPPGIKGLALFLLPKQLPDGTRNAYRIVRLKDKLGSRSMASGEIVLEGAQAWLIGEVGRGFHQMADMINMSRLSNGVRAAGLMRRALTEALHVCRHREAFGRKLLDMPLMQRQLLKMMLPAEQARSMFMQIATLLARADRGDESAAKCVRILTPLIKFRACRDARRVTGDAMEVRGGVGYIEEWSDARLVRDAHLGSIWEGTSNIVALDVARAARREGTLEPLARHVHALLAEAPLPAGGVALLRSTFDRACAALDSVAECGRDEAVRQAASALYHAVTAAFMASEAARTAPDYRRLALAWLVVRHRLLPRDPLSPDADLAPASLLRALADERALTLDEAQQLQPTR; via the coding sequence ATGACCGACCAGCCCGCCGCCGACGCCATTCCCGACAGCCGCGGCATCAACTTCTTCACGAGCGACCCCAGCTTCGGCCCGCTGCTGCGCAGTTATCTCGGCTCCCGCGCGTACGACGCGCTCGAACCGCAACTGAACGAACTGGGTCTGCGCGCGTCCGCCGAACTCGACGCGTGGGCGCTGAACGCCGACCATCACCCGCCGCAACTCCAGCACCGCACGCGCCGCGGCGAGCCGCTCCAGCGCATCGACAAGCATCCGGACTACGTCGCGCTCGAACGCGTCGCGTACTCGGAACTCGGGCTCGCGGCGATGAGTCATCGCGACGACGCGCCCGCGCCGCTCGTCAAATACGCGCTCACCTATCTGTTCGTGCAGGCCGAGTTCGGGCTGTGCTGCCCGGTCAGCATGACCGACTCGCTCACGCGCACGCTGCGCCGCTTCGGCTCGCCGGAACTGGTCGCGCGTTATCTGCCGATGCTCGCGTCGCGCGACTTCGACACGCTGTACCAGGGCGCGATGTTCATGACCGAGCAGGCGGCCGGGTCCGACGTCGGCCGCATCGCGACGCGCGCGACGCGCGAAACCGGCGCCGACGGCGACGACGTGTGGCGCCTGCACGGCGACAAGTGGTTCTGCTCGAACGCGGACGCGGATCTCGCGATGGTGCTCGCGCGCCCCGACGACGCGCCGCCCGGCATCAAGGGGCTCGCGCTGTTCCTGCTGCCGAAGCAGCTGCCCGACGGCACCCGCAACGCGTACCGGATCGTCCGGCTGAAGGACAAGCTCGGCAGCCGCTCGATGGCGAGCGGCGAGATCGTGCTCGAAGGCGCGCAGGCGTGGCTGATCGGCGAGGTCGGGCGCGGCTTCCACCAGATGGCCGACATGATCAACATGTCGCGGCTGTCGAACGGCGTGCGCGCGGCCGGCCTGATGCGCCGCGCGCTGACCGAGGCGCTGCACGTGTGCCGTCACCGCGAAGCGTTCGGCCGCAAGCTGCTCGACATGCCGCTGATGCAGCGCCAGTTGCTGAAGATGATGCTGCCGGCCGAGCAGGCGCGCTCGATGTTCATGCAGATCGCCACGCTGCTCGCGCGCGCGGACCGCGGCGACGAAAGCGCCGCGAAATGCGTGCGCATCCTGACGCCGCTGATCAAGTTCCGCGCGTGCCGCGACGCGCGCCGCGTGACCGGCGACGCGATGGAGGTGCGCGGCGGCGTCGGTTACATCGAGGAATGGAGCGACGCGCGGCTCGTGCGCGACGCGCATCTCGGCTCGATCTGGGAAGGCACGAGCAACATCGTCGCGCTCGACGTCGCGCGCGCGGCCCGTCGCGAAGGCACGCTCGAACCGCTCGCGCGCCACGTGCATGCGCTGCTCGCCGAAGCGCCGCTGCCGGCCGGCGGCGTCGCGCTGCTGCGCTCGACGTTCGACCGCGCGTGCGCGGCGCTCGACAGCGTTGCCGAATGCGGCCGCGACGAGGCGGTGCGGCAGGCCGCGAGCGCGCTCTATCACGCGGTGACGGCCGCGTTCATGGCAAGCGAGGCCGCGCGCACCGCGCCCGACTACCGGCGGCTCGCGCTCGCGTGGCTCGTCGTGCGCCATCGGCTGCTGCCGCGCGATCCGCTGTCGCCGGACGCCGACCTCGCGCCCGCCTCGCTGCTGCGCGCGCTCGCGGACGAACGCGCGCTGACGCTCGACGAAGCGCAACAGCTTCAGCCCACGCGATGA